Proteins co-encoded in one Malus sylvestris chromosome 7, drMalSylv7.2, whole genome shotgun sequence genomic window:
- the LOC126630367 gene encoding uncharacterized protein LOC126630367 isoform X5 translates to MNRVIGLPRAHGDDLTVAMTFVVIHHHHLTHLDVRSKTQARIEALEVRGRQIEDHTFLGFLMNYVGIQVFPSRIGPRPRF, encoded by the exons ATGAACAGAGTCATTGGGCTTCCACGAGCGCACGGCGATGATCTCACCGTTGCCATGACTTTCGTCGTCATCCACCACCATCATCTAACTCATCTCGATGTCAGAAGCAAGACTCAAGCAAGGATCGAAGCATTGGAGGTCAGGGGACGTCAAATCGAAGATCAcacatttctagggtttctgatGAACTATGTTGGAATTCAGGTGTTTCCCAGCCGAATTGGACCTCGTCCCAG gttttaa
- the LOC126630367 gene encoding uncharacterized protein LOC126630367 isoform X3 — MNRVIGLPRAHGDDLTVAMTFVVIHHHHLTHLDVRSKTQARIEALEVRGRQIEDHTFLGFLMNYVGIQVFPSRIGPRPRQMWYLFWKHKMLKMSTRE, encoded by the exons ATGAACAGAGTCATTGGGCTTCCACGAGCGCACGGCGATGATCTCACCGTTGCCATGACTTTCGTCGTCATCCACCACCATCATCTAACTCATCTCGATGTCAGAAGCAAGACTCAAGCAAGGATCGAAGCATTGGAGGTCAGGGGACGTCAAATCGAAGATCAcacatttctagggtttctgatGAACTATGTTGGAATTCAGGTGTTTCCCAGCCGAATTGGACCTCGTCCCAG gcagatgtggtatcttttctggaagcataagatgttgaagatgagtactcgagagtaa
- the LOC126630367 gene encoding uncharacterized protein LOC126630367 isoform X6, producing the protein MNRVIGLPRAHGDDLTVAMTFVVIHHHHLTHLDVRSKTQARIEALEVRGRQIEDHTFLGFLMNYVGIQVFPSRIGPRPR; encoded by the coding sequence ATGAACAGAGTCATTGGGCTTCCACGAGCGCACGGCGATGATCTCACCGTTGCCATGACTTTCGTCGTCATCCACCACCATCATCTAACTCATCTCGATGTCAGAAGCAAGACTCAAGCAAGGATCGAAGCATTGGAGGTCAGGGGACGTCAAATCGAAGATCAcacatttctagggtttctgatGAACTATGTTGGAATTCAGGTGTTTCCCAGCCGAATTGGACCTCGTCCCAG
- the LOC126630367 gene encoding uncharacterized protein LOC126630367 isoform X7 codes for MNRVIGLPRAHGDDLTVAMTFVVIHHHHLTHLDVRSKTQARIEALEVRGRQIEDHTFLGFLMNYVGIQVFPSRIGPRPR; via the exons ATGAACAGAGTCATTGGGCTTCCACGAGCGCACGGCGATGATCTCACCGTTGCCATGACTTTCGTCGTCATCCACCACCATCATCTAACTCATCTCGATGTCAGAAGCAAGACTCAAGCAAGGATCGAAGCATTGGAGGTCAGGGGACGTCAAATCGAAGATCAcacatttctagggtttctgatGAACTATGTTGGAATTCAGGTGTTTCCCAGCCGAATTGGACCTCGTCCCAG GTAG
- the LOC126630367 gene encoding uncharacterized protein LOC126630367 isoform X4, whose amino-acid sequence MNRVIGLPRAHGDDLTVAMTFVVIHHHHLTHLDVRSKTQARIEALEVRGRQIEDHTFLGFLMNYVGIQVFPSRIGPRPRS is encoded by the exons ATGAACAGAGTCATTGGGCTTCCACGAGCGCACGGCGATGATCTCACCGTTGCCATGACTTTCGTCGTCATCCACCACCATCATCTAACTCATCTCGATGTCAGAAGCAAGACTCAAGCAAGGATCGAAGCATTGGAGGTCAGGGGACGTCAAATCGAAGATCAcacatttctagggtttctgatGAACTATGTTGGAATTCAGGTGTTTCCCAGCCGAATTGGACCTCGTCCCAG GAGTTAA